A genomic window from endosymbiont of Galathealinum brachiosum includes:
- a CDS encoding 2-C-methyl-D-erythritol 2,4-cyclodiphosphate synthase, translating into MIRIGHGYDVHAFEPGEFVILAGVKIPYQKQFKAHSDGDVLIHAVCDALLGAIAQGDIGHHFPDTDSAYKGVNSRDLLKKVYELVIKDGFNLSNIDVTIIAQAPKISPFIETMRANLATDLEADISQVNVKATTTEKLGFIGKEEGIAVHSVCLIEKNA; encoded by the coding sequence ATGATAAGAATCGGTCACGGATATGATGTGCATGCATTTGAGCCCGGAGAGTTTGTTATTCTCGCGGGGGTAAAAATACCTTACCAGAAACAGTTTAAAGCTCACTCTGATGGTGATGTGCTTATTCACGCTGTTTGTGATGCATTACTTGGGGCGATAGCTCAGGGAGATATAGGGCATCATTTCCCAGATACAGATAGTGCCTATAAAGGTGTTAATAGTCGTGATTTACTAAAGAAGGTGTATGAACTTGTAATTAAAGATGGCTTTAATTTATCTAATATTGATGTAACTATTATTGCTCAGGCACCTAAAATTTCACCCTTCATTGAAACAATGAGAGCAAATTTGGCGACGGACCTTGAAGCTGATATATCTCAGGTTAATGTAAAAGCAACGACAACGGAAAAACTGGGTTTTATTGGCAAAGAAGAAGGTATTGCAGTGCATTCAGTTTGTTTAATCGAAAAAAACGCTTAA
- a CDS encoding AAA family ATPase → MSLDDNPENKQNELEPLNNASSADSQLIQQLKQQINNVFIGQEDVVDQVMIALIAAGHVLVEGVPGLGKTLLVRLLAKSINGQFSRIQFTPDLMPSDITGHIMFDNEANKFRVRRGPVFTNLLLADEINRAPAKTQSALLEVMQEHQVTLEGKAMPVPEPYMVMATQNPIEQEGTYPLPEAQLDRFIIKIKIDYSDSDEEHRMVKAVTTNQVGDQFSINDVAQQFNPEDIVRLQRQASDVSVDEAVSNYAVEITRKTRDWPGISNGAGPRGGIAIVRCARAYALMQGRDFVTPDDVKHVALPVLRHRVILSPEMELEGMDSDRVITALLEKVSAPRK, encoded by the coding sequence ATGAGTCTGGACGATAACCCTGAAAATAAACAGAATGAATTAGAGCCATTAAATAATGCTTCTTCAGCTGATTCGCAGCTTATTCAACAATTAAAGCAGCAGATTAACAATGTGTTTATAGGTCAGGAGGATGTTGTTGATCAGGTGATGATAGCATTGATTGCTGCAGGTCACGTATTAGTTGAAGGCGTTCCCGGCTTAGGGAAAACACTACTGGTCAGGTTGTTAGCAAAATCGATTAATGGTCAATTCTCTCGAATACAGTTTACACCTGACCTAATGCCCAGTGACATTACAGGGCATATTATGTTTGATAATGAAGCAAACAAGTTTCGAGTGCGTCGAGGTCCTGTTTTTACTAATCTGTTACTTGCGGATGAAATAAATCGCGCACCGGCTAAGACCCAGTCTGCCTTATTAGAAGTGATGCAGGAACATCAGGTAACGCTTGAAGGTAAAGCGATGCCGGTGCCGGAGCCTTATATGGTAATGGCAACTCAGAACCCAATTGAACAGGAAGGAACTTATCCATTACCGGAAGCACAGCTTGACCGTTTTATTATAAAAATAAAAATCGATTACTCTGATTCGGATGAAGAGCATCGAATGGTAAAAGCAGTAACAACCAATCAGGTAGGAGATCAGTTTTCAATTAATGATGTTGCACAACAGTTTAACCCTGAAGATATTGTTCGTTTACAGAGGCAGGCATCGGATGTATCAGTTGATGAAGCAGTTTCAAATTATGCTGTAGAAATTACAAGAAAAACCCGTGACTGGCCAGGTATATCAAATGGAGCCGGGCCCAGAGGAGGAATTGCTATTGTGCGTTGTGCACGCGCTTATGCATTAATGCAGGGTCGTGATTTTGTTACTCCGGATGATGTAAAACATGTTGCTTTACCGGTACTAAGACATCGTGTGATTTTGTCTCCTGAGATGGAACTTGAAGGAATGGATTCCGATAGAGTGATTACTGCATTGTTAGAAAAAGTTTCTGCACCACGTAAGTAA
- a CDS encoding DUF58 domain-containing protein, producing the protein MKKIKFKPALRLMQLAVALALLGLISSIWPEIEMFWFISVMGLLLFSIFDLFQVYKIPAPIIERTISNSLPVGVMKEVRLNVKNSANRNIIIDVYDHFPEQSEVKGLPRRLLLDVNEVAQLTYYLKPLKRGLFKFTQIECLILSPFSLWQYKHPLPVSNDVRVYPNYAPVIEYALLATENHLSMMGILKHRRRGQGMDFHQLREFRDGDSIKQVDWKASSRMRKMIAREYQDERDQQIIVMMDCGHRMLAQDGDLSHFDYSLNALLLLSYVALRQGDSIGVSTFSHDEHRWVKPVKGVANINSLLNGVFDLQPGSAAPDYSSGARDLIMRQRKRSLVLILTNLRDDDCDDLKAAVHLLKKYHKVVVASLQEQAVVDRLEQPVVNLQDALTVASTHAYQSKRNLLVKQLRNSGINTLDVLPQDLALSLTNTYLDLKSSGQI; encoded by the coding sequence ATGAAAAAAATTAAATTCAAACCAGCCCTTCGTCTTATGCAATTAGCTGTTGCTTTAGCGTTACTTGGGTTAATTTCAAGTATCTGGCCAGAAATTGAAATGTTCTGGTTTATTTCTGTTATGGGTTTACTTTTGTTTTCTATATTTGATTTGTTTCAGGTTTATAAAATACCTGCACCAATAATAGAAAGAACGATATCAAATTCACTGCCAGTAGGGGTAATGAAAGAGGTAAGGCTGAATGTAAAAAATTCTGCTAACAGAAATATAATTATTGATGTTTATGATCATTTTCCCGAGCAATCTGAGGTCAAAGGCCTGCCTCGACGTCTGCTTCTGGATGTAAATGAAGTTGCGCAGTTAACCTATTATTTAAAACCGTTAAAACGGGGTTTGTTTAAATTTACTCAGATAGAGTGTCTTATTCTGTCACCATTTTCGCTTTGGCAATATAAACACCCATTACCAGTGAGTAACGACGTACGTGTATATCCAAACTATGCACCGGTAATTGAATATGCGTTGCTGGCAACTGAAAACCATTTGAGCATGATGGGTATCTTAAAACATCGGCGACGTGGGCAGGGTATGGATTTTCATCAGCTTCGTGAATTTAGAGATGGTGATAGCATAAAACAAGTAGACTGGAAGGCATCTTCCCGCATGAGAAAAATGATTGCCCGGGAGTATCAGGATGAAAGGGATCAGCAAATAATCGTTATGATGGACTGTGGACATCGTATGCTGGCTCAGGATGGGGATCTATCGCATTTTGATTATAGTTTGAATGCTCTCTTATTGTTGTCTTATGTTGCATTAAGGCAGGGAGATTCAATAGGTGTATCTACTTTTAGTCATGATGAGCATCGCTGGGTTAAACCAGTTAAAGGTGTGGCAAACATTAATTCGCTACTAAATGGTGTTTTTGACTTACAGCCCGGTTCTGCCGCGCCGGATTATTCATCAGGTGCGCGTGATTTAATTATGCGACAACGCAAGCGCTCTCTGGTATTAATTCTTACGAATTTGCGTGATGACGACTGTGATGATTTAAAAGCAGCTGTGCATTTACTTAAAAAATATCATAAAGTCGTTGTGGCCAGTTTACAGGAGCAGGCAGTAGTAGATCGACTGGAGCAACCGGTTGTTAATTTGCAGGATGCACTGACTGTAGCGTCAACTCATGCATATCAGTCTAAGCGTAACTTACTGGTAAAGCAGTTAAGAAACAGTGGTATCAATACGCTTGATGTCTTGCCACAGGACCTGGCCCTGTCGTTAACTAATACTTATCTGGATCTGAAGTCTTCAGGTCAGATATGA
- a CDS encoding DUF1289 domain-containing protein — MSQIIKSPCVRNCCLDKKDICIGCGRTLEEIMQWQASSISEKKDILRRAALRKKPLRF; from the coding sequence ATGTCCCAAATAATAAAATCACCTTGTGTGCGTAATTGTTGTCTGGATAAAAAGGATATATGTATAGGTTGTGGTCGTACACTTGAAGAAATTATGCAGTGGCAGGCTTCCTCAATTAGTGAAAAAAAGGATATTCTAAGAAGGGCGGCATTAAGAAAAAAACCATTACGATTTTAA
- a CDS encoding hypoxanthine-guanine phosphoribosyltransferase, which produces MNQWMTVSLHLRIDMKNYGKAKQILESAELIYTADQIQQSIDELAQKINTSLINTPQPVIVLPIMNGGLILSGQLITRLNFPVELDYLHATRYRDKTTGSDLQWKVKPQLELKNRTLLVIDDIFDEGHTLQAVVEFCKSENADHVYSAVLVEKNHPRPKSLIKSDFIGMRVEDRYVFGFGMDYKGYHRNLNAIYAVSNDEK; this is translated from the coding sequence ATGAATCAATGGATGACAGTGTCGTTACATTTACGTATTGATATGAAAAATTATGGCAAAGCTAAACAGATTTTAGAAAGTGCAGAATTAATATATACTGCTGATCAAATACAGCAATCGATTGATGAACTCGCGCAGAAAATTAATACCAGTCTTATAAATACACCCCAACCGGTTATCGTGTTACCTATTATGAATGGCGGTCTTATCTTAAGCGGTCAGTTAATAACACGATTAAATTTTCCTGTTGAATTAGATTATTTACATGCAACCCGTTATCGGGATAAAACAACAGGTAGTGATTTACAGTGGAAAGTAAAGCCTCAGCTTGAATTAAAAAATAGAACCCTGTTAGTTATCGATGATATTTTTGATGAAGGTCATACTCTTCAGGCTGTTGTTGAGTTTTGTAAGTCTGAAAATGCAGATCATGTATATTCTGCTGTTCTTGTTGAAAAAAATCATCCGCGTCCAAAATCTTTGATTAAAAGTGATTTTATCGGGATGAGAGTAGAGGATCGATATGTCTTTGGCTTTGGTATGGATTATAAAGGTTATCATCGAAATTTAAATGCCATCTATGCAGTGAGTAATGATGAAAAATAA
- a CDS encoding peroxiredoxin, producing the protein MADKLLVVIANVDTTRPAEILPPLLQATVAAAMEYDVEVLFTGQAGQLAMIGEAERLVLKEEDSKSVYDHIKQAKSAGVVFKVCTPALKFWGDDIIPEIDETVGGAYIINESMDDSVVTFTY; encoded by the coding sequence ATGGCCGATAAATTACTTGTCGTTATTGCTAATGTCGATACAACACGACCGGCAGAAATTTTGCCACCTTTACTGCAGGCGACAGTTGCTGCAGCAATGGAATATGATGTTGAAGTTTTGTTTACTGGACAGGCAGGCCAACTGGCAATGATTGGTGAAGCAGAAAGGCTGGTGTTAAAAGAAGAAGATAGCAAAAGTGTTTATGATCATATTAAACAGGCAAAATCGGCAGGCGTTGTATTTAAAGTCTGTACACCGGCATTGAAATTCTGGGGTGATGATATTATTCCTGAAATTGATGAAACGGTAGGTGGTGCTTATATTATTAATGAATCAATGGATGACAGTGTCGTTACATTTACGTATTGA
- a CDS encoding esterase YqiA: MLIYIHGFNSSPESYKASLLKSCADKINMPDILEIPALSFDPAVATDQLLKIVQKYQQHNAMRPLCFIGSSLGGYYATWLAEKFDSRVVLINPAVKPYELFEDYLGFNRNIYTGEEYMLTMEHVEQLKKYRVKEITKPDRYLLMVQTGDEVLDYNQALEKYAAVPSIVEEGGGHEFIEFDRHLETVLAFCGINCLKAYS; encoded by the coding sequence ATGCTGATCTATATTCACGGATTTAATAGTTCTCCAGAGTCTTATAAAGCAAGTCTGCTTAAATCCTGCGCGGATAAAATAAATATGCCCGATATACTGGAAATTCCGGCGTTGTCATTTGATCCGGCTGTTGCCACTGATCAGTTACTTAAGATTGTTCAAAAATATCAGCAACATAATGCTATGCGTCCACTATGTTTTATCGGCAGTTCTCTGGGTGGGTATTATGCAACCTGGCTGGCTGAAAAATTTGATAGCAGAGTTGTACTGATTAACCCTGCCGTGAAACCTTACGAATTATTTGAGGATTACCTGGGTTTTAATCGTAATATCTATACTGGTGAAGAATATATGCTGACGATGGAGCACGTTGAACAGCTTAAAAAATATAGAGTTAAGGAAATAACCAAGCCTGACCGTTACTTACTGATGGTTCAAACAGGCGATGAAGTGCTGGATTACAATCAGGCGCTGGAGAAATATGCTGCAGTACCCTCAATTGTTGAAGAGGGCGGAGGGCATGAGTTTATTGAATTTGATCGCCACCTTGAAACCGTTCTGGCTTTTTGTGGTATTAACTGTTTAAAAGCCTATTCCTGA
- a CDS encoding ABC transporter ATP-binding protein, producing MSEQSLTDRISWSQILKVAKSNKRSLWQANLIAIFAAVLSAPVPMLMPLLVDEVLLEKPGFLIAGMNALFPENWWGPAFYIVMIMFLTITLRLSAMMLAVWQTFKFTQIAKEITYQIRLKLLTKLQFVSMSEYEALGSGTVASHLVTDVEAIDNFIGSALSKFVVAALSIVGVAVILLWIHWQLALFILIMNPVVIYFTTVLGRKVKHLKRRENSAFELFQQSLSETLDGIHQIRAANRERHYIQRVVDKARGIKTHSSSFSWKSDAANRVSFFIFLMGFEVFRAVSMLMVIFSDLSIGQMFAVYAYLWFMMAPVQEILSMQYSYYSANAAIGRLNNLLDLNTEPQYKHVSNPFENNESTGLHVENLHFSYTQGEPILNGLSLDIKAGEKVAIVGASGGGKSTLVQILLGMYTPSEGQLYFGGVDVTEIGLDVVRENVATVLQHPALFNETVRNNISLGREYKDEDLWDALDVAQLRKTIEDLPDKLDTIVGRNGVRLSGGQRQRIAVARLVLSQPKIVILDEATSALDTETESKLHTAMHEFLKNRTTLIIAHRLSAVKQADRVYVFEDGQVIDEGIHEEMVQRDGVYKQLYGAHTE from the coding sequence ATGAGTGAACAAAGTCTAACAGACCGTATTAGCTGGTCTCAAATATTAAAAGTAGCAAAATCAAATAAACGCAGCTTGTGGCAGGCAAATCTAATCGCCATCTTTGCAGCGGTTTTAAGTGCGCCTGTACCCATGTTAATGCCACTTCTTGTTGATGAAGTCTTATTAGAAAAGCCGGGTTTCCTGATAGCGGGTATGAATGCGTTATTTCCTGAAAACTGGTGGGGTCCGGCTTTTTATATCGTCATGATTATGTTTCTGACTATTACGCTACGTTTATCAGCAATGATGCTAGCGGTGTGGCAGACTTTCAAGTTTACCCAGATTGCTAAAGAAATTACCTATCAAATCAGACTTAAATTATTAACAAAACTTCAGTTTGTTTCTATGTCTGAGTATGAAGCCCTGGGCAGTGGCACGGTTGCCTCCCATCTGGTAACTGATGTTGAGGCTATTGATAATTTTATTGGTAGTGCGTTGAGCAAGTTTGTAGTGGCGGCATTGTCAATTGTCGGTGTCGCGGTAATCCTTTTATGGATTCACTGGCAGCTGGCATTGTTTATTTTGATTATGAATCCGGTCGTTATTTATTTTACAACTGTCTTAGGCCGCAAGGTAAAACATTTAAAGCGCCGTGAAAATTCAGCTTTTGAACTGTTTCAGCAGTCATTGAGTGAAACACTAGATGGTATCCATCAGATCAGGGCGGCTAATAGAGAGCGACATTACATTCAGCGGGTAGTTGATAAAGCCCGTGGCATTAAAACCCATTCATCTTCTTTTAGCTGGAAAAGTGATGCGGCAAATAGAGTTTCATTTTTTATTTTTCTGATGGGCTTTGAAGTGTTTCGTGCAGTTAGCATGTTGATGGTTATTTTTTCTGATCTCTCTATTGGTCAGATGTTTGCTGTATATGCATATCTGTGGTTTATGATGGCACCCGTTCAGGAAATTCTAAGTATGCAATATAGCTACTATTCAGCTAATGCAGCGATAGGACGGTTAAATAATTTATTAGATCTTAATACTGAACCTCAGTACAAACATGTAAGTAATCCATTTGAAAATAATGAAAGCACTGGTTTACATGTTGAAAATCTTCATTTTAGTTATACGCAGGGTGAACCGATATTAAATGGTTTGTCCTTAGATATTAAAGCAGGTGAAAAGGTGGCTATAGTCGGCGCCAGTGGTGGAGGCAAGTCGACGCTTGTACAGATACTGCTGGGAATGTATACACCCTCTGAAGGCCAGTTATATTTTGGTGGTGTTGATGTTACTGAAATAGGATTAGATGTAGTACGTGAAAATGTAGCAACTGTATTACAGCATCCTGCATTATTTAATGAAACAGTTCGTAATAACATAAGTCTGGGTAGGGAATATAAAGATGAAGATTTATGGGATGCGCTTGATGTGGCTCAGTTAAGAAAAACCATTGAGGATTTGCCTGATAAACTAGATACGATTGTGGGTCGAAATGGTGTGAGGTTATCCGGTGGGCAGCGTCAACGTATTGCAGTTGCACGTCTGGTTTTATCTCAGCCTAAGATTGTGATTTTAGATGAAGCGACTTCAGCTCTGGATACAGAAACCGAATCTAAATTGCATACGGCAATGCACGAATTTTTAAAAAATCGTACTACACTGATTATTGCACATCGTTTAAGTGCAGTTAAACAGGCAGACAGAGTTTATGTTTTTGAAGATGGCCAGGTTATTGATGAGGGTATTCATGAAGAAATGGTACAGCGTGATGGTGTGTATAAGCAGCTTTATGGAGCTCACACCGAGTAG
- a CDS encoding S-methyl-5'-thioinosine phosphorylase: protein MKNNFEADIAIIGGTGLYQLDDFEELERRKLVTRWGDPSSELILSRYKNKTLIFLARHGLQHNIPPHKVNYRANLWALKECGVKQVIGVAAVGGITEKMSPETIVIPDQIIDYTYSRKHTYFEDELDQVTHIDFTEPYTEDLRSRLLLASDNAIDGGTYAATQGPRLETAAEINKLRIDGSDIVGMTGMPEASLAREIELEYACCALSVNWAAGCAGTKKIDHKEMLEIVDKGMLKIHSILKNILK from the coding sequence ATGAAAAATAACTTTGAAGCAGACATAGCAATTATAGGTGGTACAGGTTTGTATCAGTTGGATGATTTTGAAGAGCTTGAACGTAGAAAACTTGTTACCAGATGGGGTGATCCATCATCTGAGTTAATACTAAGCCGATATAAAAATAAAACGCTTATATTTTTAGCCCGCCATGGTTTACAGCATAATATACCGCCACATAAAGTTAATTACAGAGCAAATTTATGGGCACTAAAAGAATGTGGGGTTAAACAAGTTATTGGTGTCGCTGCTGTAGGTGGGATTACAGAAAAAATGTCTCCTGAAACTATCGTGATTCCAGATCAGATTATTGATTATACCTATAGTCGTAAACATACTTATTTTGAAGATGAGCTTGATCAGGTAACCCATATTGATTTTACTGAGCCCTATACAGAAGATCTTCGTAGTCGTTTGTTATTGGCATCTGATAATGCGATAGATGGCGGTACATATGCAGCAACTCAGGGGCCAAGGCTTGAAACAGCTGCAGAGATAAATAAACTCAGGATTGATGGTTCAGATATAGTTGGTATGACAGGTATGCCAGAGGCTTCTCTTGCGAGGGAGATAGAGCTGGAATATGCCTGTTGTGCATTATCAGTTAACTGGGCTGCAGGATGCGCGGGTACAAAAAAAATTGACCATAAAGAAATGTTGGAGATTGTAGATAAAGGAATGCTTAAGATTCATTCAATATTAAAAAATATCCTAAAGTAA
- a CDS encoding mechanosensitive ion channel protein MscS, with translation MEYIQQLLSQLNIDKDSIWISQVFIIVFVTLIISFFQKRIFNQLHNKLTSTKNPWDDLLIGAAGRPLSYLIWLLGILFAAEIVKNQNDALIFSAIDPIRDVGVVSILVFFILQIIKGTEAILIQNQQKSGEHDFDTHTVQAIGKLVRISVFITGGLIMLQTLGYSISGILAFGGVGGIAIGFAAKDLLANFFGGLMIYLDRPFKVGDWIRSDDKSIEGTVENIGWRLTRIRTFDKRPLYVPNSIFNNISVENPSRMTNRRIKETMGIRYDDVSKMAVIIEQVKTMLKNHPDIDNEQTLIVNFNSFAASSLDFFIYTFTKTTDWIQFHEIKQDVLLKIVEIIEKNGAEFAFPTSTLHLQTMQPIGAPENGR, from the coding sequence ATGGAATATATACAACAATTATTAAGTCAGTTAAATATAGATAAAGACTCGATCTGGATAAGTCAGGTTTTCATTATCGTATTTGTCACACTAATTATTAGCTTTTTTCAAAAACGTATTTTTAATCAGCTGCATAATAAATTAACTTCAACTAAAAATCCATGGGATGATTTGTTGATCGGTGCGGCAGGGCGCCCACTAAGTTATCTTATCTGGTTGTTAGGTATTTTATTTGCAGCAGAAATTGTCAAAAATCAGAATGATGCATTAATTTTTAGTGCAATAGATCCCATTAGAGACGTTGGTGTTGTGTCTATTCTGGTGTTTTTTATACTGCAAATTATAAAAGGCACAGAAGCTATATTAATTCAGAATCAGCAGAAAAGTGGTGAGCATGATTTTGATACACATACGGTTCAGGCTATAGGTAAACTGGTTCGAATATCAGTTTTTATAACCGGTGGCCTGATTATGCTGCAAACACTCGGTTATAGTATTTCCGGTATTCTAGCTTTTGGTGGTGTCGGTGGTATAGCCATCGGTTTTGCCGCGAAAGATTTACTGGCAAATTTCTTTGGCGGTTTAATGATCTATCTGGATCGCCCGTTTAAGGTTGGTGACTGGATTAGGTCAGATGATAAATCAATAGAAGGTACCGTTGAAAATATCGGTTGGCGTTTAACGCGTATTCGTACATTTGATAAACGCCCACTTTATGTGCCGAACTCTATTTTTAATAATATTTCAGTAGAAAACCCGTCACGAATGACCAATCGACGAATAAAAGAGACAATGGGTATTCGTTATGATGATGTTAGTAAGATGGCTGTTATAATTGAACAGGTAAAAACCATGTTAAAAAATCATCCTGATATTGATAATGAGCAGACTTTGATTGTAAATTTCAATAGTTTTGCAGCTTCATCGCTAGATTTCTTTATATATACTTTTACTAAAACAACTGACTGGATTCAGTTTCATGAAATTAAACAGGACGTATTATTAAAAATTGTTGAGATTATAGAAAAAAATGGTGCCGAGTTTGCATTCCCAACATCTACCTTGCATTTACAAACCATGCAACCAATAGGAGCGCCTGAAAATGGCCGATAA
- a CDS encoding MBL fold metallo-hydrolase — protein MRKFNILTITFFLVLFSPLFTVSAEEAGDEFSKVEIKTIGLGHGIYMLMGMGGNIGVSVGDDGIFLIDDQFAPLTAKIKAAIAEISDKPVRFMINTHWHYDHTGGNENLGNDGVVIVAHDNVRERMSKDGFIKAFNKKVPAAPKVALPVITFNDAVTFHLNGLEIDVRHHSHAHTDGDSMVFFKNANVIHMGDTFFNGLYPFIDASSEGSVHGMIKAADLVLGIADDKTKIIPGHGPLADKKSLKVFRDMLITVRDRMQKLMDEGKTLEQIVALKPNADLDKAWGEAFLSPEVFLKVLHSSMPVH, from the coding sequence ATGAGAAAATTTAATATTTTAACAATCACGTTCTTTCTGGTGCTTTTTTCCCCCTTATTTACAGTGTCTGCGGAAGAAGCGGGTGATGAATTCAGTAAGGTGGAAATTAAAACGATAGGTCTGGGCCATGGTATTTATATGCTGATGGGAATGGGGGGAAATATTGGTGTTTCAGTTGGAGACGATGGGATTTTTCTAATTGATGACCAGTTCGCGCCATTAACAGCAAAGATTAAAGCGGCCATTGCTGAAATATCAGATAAACCTGTACGTTTTATGATCAACACACACTGGCATTATGATCATACCGGTGGAAATGAAAACCTGGGTAATGATGGCGTTGTTATAGTTGCTCATGACAATGTTCGTGAGCGTATGAGTAAAGATGGCTTTATTAAGGCATTTAATAAAAAGGTACCTGCTGCACCAAAAGTCGCACTACCGGTTATTACATTTAATGACGCGGTCACGTTTCATTTGAACGGGCTTGAAATTGATGTAAGACATCATAGTCATGCACATACTGATGGAGACAGTATGGTATTTTTTAAAAATGCCAATGTGATACATATGGGTGATACCTTCTTTAATGGCTTATATCCATTTATAGATGCATCAAGTGAAGGAAGTGTGCATGGTATGATTAAAGCAGCTGATCTTGTGTTGGGAATTGCAGATGATAAAACTAAAATAATACCTGGTCATGGGCCTCTGGCAGATAAAAAATCTTTAAAAGTATTTCGTGATATGTTGATTACAGTACGAGACAGGATGCAGAAACTGATGGATGAAGGAAAAACTCTGGAACAGATTGTTGCTTTAAAACCAAATGCAGACCTGGATAAAGCATGGGGAGAGGCATTTCTTAGTCCAGAAGTGTTTCTTAAGGTATTACATTCTTCGATGCCAGTGCATTAG
- a CDS encoding beta-N-acetylhexosaminidase, whose product MSLGPVMLDLVGTFITPEEREMMLHPQTGGVILFTRNYETPEQIAALVQEIHALRTPHLLVAVDHEGGRVQRFREGFTHIPPAAVYGKQYADDKKQAKQLARDCGWLMAAECRAVGIDMSFAPVLDIGIGLSGVIGDRAYHSRPEIIAELAHEYMQGMHKAGMEATGKHFPGHGSVKEDSHTAHPVDKRSLNDIMMEDVIPFERMINYGLAAVMPAHVVYPAIDDKPAGYSHIWLQEILRQRLNFQGVIFSDDLSMEAAGVVGDFAARADRALNAGCDMVLVCNHSEAAQQVLESLENYSNPASQMRLIRMHGRGDISRKELMASTQWKTVVEKIKQLGDGPNLELDV is encoded by the coding sequence ATGTCACTTGGCCCGGTCATGCTTGACCTTGTCGGAACATTCATTACCCCGGAAGAACGTGAGATGATGCTCCACCCGCAAACCGGTGGTGTTATTCTGTTTACCCGTAATTATGAAACACCTGAACAGATTGCTGCCCTGGTGCAGGAAATTCATGCATTACGCACGCCTCATTTACTGGTTGCCGTAGATCATGAAGGTGGTCGTGTGCAACGCTTTCGTGAAGGCTTTACGCATATCCCGCCAGCAGCTGTTTATGGTAAGCAGTATGCGGATGATAAAAAACAGGCAAAACAACTGGCTCGTGACTGCGGCTGGTTAATGGCTGCAGAATGTCGTGCAGTGGGTATAGATATGAGTTTCGCACCGGTACTGGATATTGGTATTGGTTTAAGTGGTGTTATTGGTGATCGGGCGTATCATTCCAGGCCTGAAATTATTGCTGAATTAGCACATGAATATATGCAGGGTATGCATAAGGCCGGTATGGAAGCGACAGGTAAACATTTTCCCGGGCATGGTTCAGTTAAAGAAGATTCACACACGGCGCATCCTGTTGATAAGCGATCTTTGAATGATATTATGATGGAAGACGTCATTCCTTTTGAAAGAATGATTAATTATGGGCTGGCAGCCGTTATGCCGGCTCATGTTGTTTACCCGGCTATTGATGATAAACCGGCTGGTTATTCACATATCTGGTTACAGGAAATTCTACGTCAGAGATTAAATTTTCAAGGTGTTATTTTTAGTGATGACCTGAGCATGGAAGCCGCGGGTGTAGTCGGTGATTTCGCCGCACGTGCAGACAGAGCATTAAACGCTGGCTGCGATATGGTTCTGGTCTGTAATCATTCCGAAGCAGCGCAACAGGTGTTAGAGTCGCTTGAAAATTACTCTAATCCTGCTTCTCAAATGCGTTTAATTAGAATGCACGGCAGGGGAGATATAAGCAGAAAGGAATTAATGGCTTCAACACAATGGAAAACAGTGGTTGAAAAAATAAAACAACTTGGCGACGGACCTAATCTTGAGTTAGATGTTTAG